The Candidatus Methylomirabilota bacterium genomic sequence GCCCGTCGAATGCCGACTGGACGACGTGGCGCACGCGCTCCGACAGCGTGGAGATCGGGACACCGGTTTTCTCGTAGACCTTTTTGGCCTCCGGCTGTTCGATGAACTGAGTGGGCGGCTTGACCTTGATGACGTGCGCGCCCAGCTGCGCGGCGATCTGCGCCGCATAGGCCACGACGTCGATCGCGGTCTCGCCCTCCTTGCTGATGTCGGTGCCGCGAGGGTACGACCAGACCACGGCGACCAGCCCATTGGCCTTGGCCTCGGCGACCATCTCGCGGCACTGCTGGTACATGGTCTGCGCGCTGGCCGAGCCCGGATAGATCGTGAATCCCACGGCGACACAGCCCAGCCGTACCGCGTCCTTGACCGAGCCTGTCACGGCCGAGAGCGGGTCCTTCTCGTCGTGGAGGAGGTCATGATCGTTGATCTTGAGGATGATCGGGATCTCGCCGGCGAACTCGGCCGCGCCCGCCTCGATGAAGCCCAGCGGCGCCGCGTAGGCGTTGCAGCCGGCCTCGATGGCGAGACGGAAATGGTACGCGGGATTGTAGGCCGGCGGGTTGACGGCGAAGCTCCGCGCCGGCCCGTGCTCGAAGCCCTGGTCCACCGGCAGGATGACGAGGCGGCCCGTGCCGGCCAGGCGTCCGTGGTTAAGCAGCCGGGCCAAGTTGGT encodes the following:
- a CDS encoding class I fructose-bisphosphate aldolase, with the protein product MEPRIREILSWYASDNPGTRTNLARLLNHGRLAGTGRLVILPVDQGFEHGPARSFAVNPPAYNPAYHFRLAIEAGCNAYAAPLGFIEAGAAEFAGEIPIILKINDHDLLHDEKDPLSAVTGSVKDAVRLGCVAVGFTIYPGSASAQTMYQQCREMVAEAKANGLVAVVWSYPRGTDISKEGETAIDVVAYAAQIAAQLGAHVIKVKPPTQFIEQPEAKKVYEKTGVPISTLSERVRHVVQSAFDGQRIVIFSGGATKENDETLYDEYRAIRDGGGFGSIIGRNSFQRQKPHALEFLSTVMKIYSGELK